A segment of the Acidobacteriota bacterium genome:
CGCCGCGACCTGACGGGCGAGGCCCTGCGCCTGATTTCGCTGCTTTCGGCCCACCCCTTGACCTCCAAACCTCAGGTGCACGCGTTGGCCGCCCTGCTTTGCCTCCACGCCTCGCGTCTGCCGGCCCGCGAAGAAGACGGCCAGATCGTCCTGCTGGCCGATCAGGAGCGTTCGCGCTGGGACCGGCGCCTCATCGAGCAAGGCAGCCGCCACCTGGGTCAAGCCATGCGGGCCCAGGCGCTCAGCCGCTATCATCTGCAAGCCGCCATCGCCGCCTGTCACGTGGCCGCCCCCGGCTACGCCCAAACCGACTGGAAGAAGATCCTGGACCTTTACGACGCTCTTATCGAAATCCAGCCTTCGCCTATCTTCAGGCTCAACCGGGCCGTGGCGCTGGCTTTCGTTGAAGGAGTCGAAGCGGGGCTGGAGTCCCTGCTGGAAATCGAGGACAATCCGGCTCTGCGCGACTACTACCTGCTCCCCGCCACCTTGGCCGACCTGCACCGCCGGGCGGGGAGGGGACGGGAAGCGGCCCGTTTCTACCGGCGCGCTCTCCAGTGTCCCTGCAGCGGACCCGAACGGCGATTCCTGGAGCGCAAGCTCAAGCAGGTTGAAGGCGCGTCCAGCCGGTCTTGAGTTCCAGGGCCACCAGGTGACCGACAGGTTCACACACGCGTCAAGTTGCAGTGACCGCAGTGAAGGCCCAATGCTCTCGGCGGTTTGAGGCTGCTCGCTACAGTCTGGTGCAGTGCGTCAGAAGTTTTGAGCCACCCCGTGGCGTTATCCCACGCTTTCAGCGTTTGCACATTTGCCGTCTTGAACCCAGGGTGGCGCCCCGTCTCGCTCGCGCTCGCCGGGGCTGACCCTGGGCTGACGAATCGCTCGCCTTCAGCGAGCCTGGACTTGACTTCTGACACAGTCGCCGGGCTGGCGGATCTGTCCCTTTCAGAGACAAAAAACGGCGGCCCTGGCTCAGACCTTATGGCCGGCGGCACTAGACAGTCACTCACCATGCACCGGATTGCGGGAATGGACCGTAGTGTAAAATAGGGGTTTCGGACGGAAGGACGATTGAGCTCAATGCCCTCATCTACAGAAAAGAAGCCCCCCAGACCCAGGGTCGACCAGGCGCACACACGCAATTTCTGCATCATCGCCCACATCGACCACGGCAAGTCGACCCTGGCCGACCGGCTGCTGGAAGACACCGAGACCATCGACCGCCGGCAGATGCGGGCACAGGTGCTGGACAAGATGGACTTGGAGCGGGAACGGGGCATCACCATCAAAATGGCGGCGGTGCGCCTCCACTACAAGGCCAAGGACGGCACCATCTACGAACTCAACCTCATCGACACTCCCGGGCACGTCGACTTCACCTATGAAGTCTCGCGCAGTCTGGCCGCCTGCGAAGGAGCCGTGCTGGTGGTGGACGCGGCACAGGGCGTGGAGGCTCAAACCCTGGCCAACGTCAACCTGGCTCTCAATCACAAGCTTGAAATCGTCCCCGTCATCAACAAGATCGATCTGCCCGCCGCCGACCCCGAGCGGGTGGCTGAAGAAATCGAAGAGACCCTCTTCATCGAGCGCGACCTGTGCATTCCTGCCAGCGCCAAGACGGGACAGGGCGTAGAAGACATCCTGGAGGCCGTGGTTTCGCGCATTCCCGCTCCCAAGGGCGACGCGGCGGCTCCTCTGCGGGCTCTGGTCTTCGACTCTCATTTCGATCCCTACCTGGGCATCATCGCCTATGTTCGGGTGGTGGACGGAGAGTTGCGTCCCGGCATGACGATCCACATGATGGCCACGGGCCACGAAGCCGAGATCGCCGGGGTCGGCATCTTCGCTCCCGAAATGCTGGAAACCGAAGCCCTCCTGACCGGTCAGGTGGGATTCGTGCACGCCGCCATGAAGTCCATCGGCGACTGCCGGGTGGGCGACACCATGACCGAGCGCGGACGCAGGGCCGAAAAGCCTCTTCCCGGTTACCACGACGCCAAGCCGATGGTCTTCTGCGGGCTTTATCCCGTCGATTCCGAGCAGTTCCCCGACCTGCGCGACGCGCTGGCCAAGCTGCAGCTCAACGACGCTTCATTGAGCTATGAGCCTGAGACCTCGGCCGCCCTGGGATTCGGCTTCCGCTGCGGGTTTTTGGGATTGCTGCACAGCGAGATCGTGCAGGAGCGCCTGGAGCGGGAGTTCGATATTCCGCTGGTAGCCACCGCTCCCTCGGTGGTCTACCGCATCGTTCTCAACGACGGCTCGGTTGAGATGATCGATAATCCTACCCACTGGCCCGAGGGCCAGAGGCTGGACCGCGTGGAAGAGCCCTACGTGCACGCCACCGTCATGACTCCCAGCCAGTACGTGGGCACCATCATGGAGCTCTGCAACGACCGCCGCGGCACCTTCGGGAAACTGGAATACAACGGGCCGGAACGGGCCATGCTGACTTTCCAACTGCCCTTGTCCGAAATCCTGATGGATTTCTTCGACGCCCTCAAGAGCCGCACCAAGGGATACGCTTCATTCGACTACGAAATGGCGGGCTACAAAGAGGACAATCTGGTCAAGATGGACATCCTGCTCAACGGCGAGCCCGTCGATGCGCTCAGCTTCATTACTCACCGCGACAAGGCCTACTACCGGGGCAAGGCGCTGGTCAAGAAACTGAAGGAAGTGCTTCCCCGCCAACTCTTCGAGATCCGTTTGCAGGCCGCCCTGGGACGCAAAGTCATCGCCGCCGAGAAGATTCCGGCCCTGCGCAAGAACGTGACCGCCAAATGCTACGGTGGCGACGTGACCCGCAAGCGCAAGCTGCTGGAACGGCAAAAGGAAGGCAAGAAGCGCATGAAATCGGTGGGACAGGTGGAGATTCCCCAGGAGGCCTTCCTGAGCGTCCTCAAGGTAGACGAGTAAGGGGCTGAGTATGACGGTAGGACGTCCACTGGGACTCTATGTGCACATCCCTTTCTGTGTGCGCAAGTGTTTCTACTGCGACTTCAATTCGGGTCCGGTGGGGGAGGTCAAGCGTGGCCGCCATTTGAAGGCGCTACGAGACGAGATCAGTCACTCGCCCTATCGCGGAGCACTGGCCCGTACTGTCTTTTTGGGGGGCGGGACGCCCTCCGAACTGCGTTTACATGAGCTCAACGGGCTGATCGAGTCGCTGCGGGAGGCCTTCGACCTCAGCCAGGTCGAGGAATGGACCATCGAGTGCAATCCGGGCACTCTCACTCCCGGCTCGCTGGCGGCTTACCGCGAGCTTGGAATCGACCGCATCAGCTTGGGCGTGCAGAGCTTCCACGACGGGCACCTGAAAGCCCTTGGACGCGTCCACGACGCCGGGCAGGCCCGCACCTCCATCCGCTGGATCCGCCAGGCGGGCTTCCGCAACCTCAATCTCGACCTCATCTTCGCTCTGCCCCATCAGACCTTGAAGGAATGGCAGGCCGATCTGGAAGAGGCTTTGTCCTACCGTCCTCAGCACCTCTCCCTTTACAACCTGACCATCGAAGCAGGAACCGAGTTCGGCCGTCGCCATGAGGCCGGACTGCTGAAGGAAACCGGGGAGGACCTGGCGGCCGACATGTACCAAACGGCCATCGGCTACGCCCGGGCAGCCGGCATGACCCACTACGAAATTTCCAACTTCGCCCTGCCCGGACGCGAGTGCCTGCACAACCGCATCTACTGGCGCAACGAAGACTACCTGGGACTGGGGGTCAGCGCCTCTTCTTACCTGGACGGCCTGCGCTGGACCAATTGCGGCGACCTGGACCAGTACGCCGCCGGCGCCGCGCGGGGACGCGTTCCCCGCTCAGTCGAAGAACGCCTCCCCGCCCGTCAAGCCCTGGGTGAAGAAATCATGCTTCGCCTGCGCACCCGCGAAGGCGCCAACCTGGAGGCGCTCTCCGAAAAGTACCGCCTCCCCGCCCAGAACCTCTACGCGGCTCACTTGCAGCGTCTCCAGTCCCAGCAACTCATCTCCCGCCGGGCATCAACCATCTCTCTCACCTCCCGCGGCATCTTCCTGGCCGATCAAGTCTGCGCCGAGTTCCTGGTCTGACAAGCCGATAGCGAGCTGCCTCATACCGCCGAGGGCAAGTAGGCTTTGAGCGCGGTCGCTGAAGCTTGACCCGTGCGTGAACTTGTTGGCCACCTGGTGCTGCCGGTCATAAGTTCTGAGCCAGGGCCCTCCGTTCTTGTCCCTGACAGGGACAGATTCGCCAGCCCGGCGACTGTGTAAGAAGTCAAGTCCGGGCTCGCTGAAGGCAAAGGCGCGAACGCTGAAGAGGGTGTCGCAAAAGTGCAGCCCGAACCACTCGCAAAGCGTCTCAAGGAGCACTTTCTTGCTCTTTGAGAACCCCGAAGGAGGTGCGATTC
Coding sequences within it:
- the lepA gene encoding translation elongation factor 4 — protein: MPSSTEKKPPRPRVDQAHTRNFCIIAHIDHGKSTLADRLLEDTETIDRRQMRAQVLDKMDLERERGITIKMAAVRLHYKAKDGTIYELNLIDTPGHVDFTYEVSRSLAACEGAVLVVDAAQGVEAQTLANVNLALNHKLEIVPVINKIDLPAADPERVAEEIEETLFIERDLCIPASAKTGQGVEDILEAVVSRIPAPKGDAAAPLRALVFDSHFDPYLGIIAYVRVVDGELRPGMTIHMMATGHEAEIAGVGIFAPEMLETEALLTGQVGFVHAAMKSIGDCRVGDTMTERGRRAEKPLPGYHDAKPMVFCGLYPVDSEQFPDLRDALAKLQLNDASLSYEPETSAALGFGFRCGFLGLLHSEIVQERLEREFDIPLVATAPSVVYRIVLNDGSVEMIDNPTHWPEGQRLDRVEEPYVHATVMTPSQYVGTIMELCNDRRGTFGKLEYNGPERAMLTFQLPLSEILMDFFDALKSRTKGYASFDYEMAGYKEDNLVKMDILLNGEPVDALSFITHRDKAYYRGKALVKKLKEVLPRQLFEIRLQAALGRKVIAAEKIPALRKNVTAKCYGGDVTRKRKLLERQKEGKKRMKSVGQVEIPQEAFLSVLKVDE
- the hemW gene encoding radical SAM family heme chaperone HemW — protein: MTVGRPLGLYVHIPFCVRKCFYCDFNSGPVGEVKRGRHLKALRDEISHSPYRGALARTVFLGGGTPSELRLHELNGLIESLREAFDLSQVEEWTIECNPGTLTPGSLAAYRELGIDRISLGVQSFHDGHLKALGRVHDAGQARTSIRWIRQAGFRNLNLDLIFALPHQTLKEWQADLEEALSYRPQHLSLYNLTIEAGTEFGRRHEAGLLKETGEDLAADMYQTAIGYARAAGMTHYEISNFALPGRECLHNRIYWRNEDYLGLGVSASSYLDGLRWTNCGDLDQYAAGAARGRVPRSVEERLPARQALGEEIMLRLRTREGANLEALSEKYRLPAQNLYAAHLQRLQSQQLISRRASTISLTSRGIFLADQVCAEFLV